CTTTCAACCAGAGCAACCAGTTCCACCTGGTATTTGGGGGAGTCTTCGCCAGTAACACGGCAGTCGCCCGCGCCGGTCTCGGCGTCAATATCAGTAACGACGTAGTATCGCTAGACAATAACTCCTGTAACAGTTTTCGGTGCTGAATTTTTCATGCACATCCCCCTCTGCCATACAGAGGGGGAATTTTCATGCTGTTCTCGTTTCGGTCGAAGGTCCTGGCTTCACGGAATGCGGAGCGACGCCGTTACGCGAAATCGAGATTGGGTCCTCAGCCCCTGAGGCTCTCTTCCAGCCTGGGAAAGACACTATCCTAACCAGCCGTTCCTCTTGGTATTAGCGGATCGAATCTGAGATCAGGACGCGGTTGTGTTCGAGCAGATCGCCAGTCGCATGATCGAGCGCTGCGAGCGCGAGCTGATATCCGATTTGTGCCTGCAGGTAACTCTGCTGGGCTTGCTGAACGGTATTCTGCGCATCGAGAACAAAGAAGATCGTTTCAGCCCCGAGTTCGTATTTCCGCTGGTCGGCAGCGAGTGTTTTCTTGGCCAGGTCAAGCGACTGGGCAGCCGCTGTCAAGGACAGTTTGCTCTCCTCAAGCTGATGAACCGCATTGCGCACCTCTTGTGAGATGGCTTGCTGGCGCGAACGCAATGTGTACAGGTCTCCGCGCTTGGCGACTAGCGCAGTACCAAGATCCGCTTGGGCCTGATGGTTTTTGATTGGCAACCGTAGATTGAGACCGACACTGTAGGTTGGAAATCCGAATCCGCCAACCTGGTCGAGCGCATCGAGCAGGCCGCCGCGCGAGACTATCACCGGAGTCGAACCCGAGGTGTCGATCAGATTCCCACCGATTCCGTTCGACGTGTAGTTACCTGTCAAGTTCAAATCGGGCTGCATGTTGTTGTGCGCGATGTAAACGCCGGTGTCATCGTTGGCGAGCTGTTGTTTGATCGCCTCAAGCTCAGGACGCTTGCTCATCGCCATCTCGACGGCGGTGGCAATGTCCTGGCTAGCCATTTCGCCCGAGACTTCGGCTGTTTGGGTGAGATCGAAGTCCAGGGCAGCGGCGCGCGTATCGAGGTCGGCGCCGATTGTGCGGCGTAACTGATCTTCCAGGGGCTTGATCGCATATTCCGCTTGAATCAACTGCAGACGCCGTTGGGCGACGGTGGATTCTGAGCGATAAATGTCCAAGGGAGAGAGCGCGCCGAGTTCGAGCGCGCGCTTGTCGTGTTTGTAGGATTCCTCGGCCAGATGCAGCGAGTCCTGCACGACCGCGAGGTTCTTCTGCGCTTGGACAAGGGCCCAGTACTGATTGATCACCGTGACAATCGAATCGTTGAGCTGCGCCTCGAAGTTGGCGCGCGACTGCTTGACGTTGCGTTGCGCAATCATGATGGGACCGTGATTCACCAGGTAGCCACGGCCGCGCAACAAACGCTGTCCTACGGTGAAAGTTGCACCAGATGTAAACGAAGGATTGAAGAGTGAAAAGCTGCTGTTTGAGGTCGCACGACTGGTCGTGAAGCTAATCGCGTAGCTGGTGCCGGTTTGGAGCAGATGGTTGTAAGCGAAAACGGTCTGCTGCTGGAGCTGGCTTAGAGTCCTGGCACCCTGGAGAGCAGAAGTCGTAGGCTGCGTGGAGCGCTGCGGCGTAAAGCCGGCTGTGAACAAAGGATCGAATGGCGAGTAGGCGCGATCAATGCCAAAAGGCGTCTGGTCCAACTGCGCCTGTCCGACGCGTACGTCCGTATTGTTGAGCAGCATCAGTCGAATCGCATCCTGCAGGCCAAGTCGAAGCTTGCCATTGACGATATATTCATCGAGGGATTGCGGCCCGGGAAGCTGCGTCATTACGTGCGGATAGCTAAAGGCCTGGCGGAAGTAGTCTGGACTAGGAAACGTTTGGGCGACGAGCGGAAGGGCACAGATGACGATCGCGAAGTATGCGCAGCGCTTGAGTAGTGATTTCATCTATAAATGTCCATTTAGGAATAAGTGGTTCGAGCAATGCAATTTAAGTAACGCGTAACTTTAG
The DNA window shown above is from Terriglobales bacterium and carries:
- a CDS encoding TolC family protein; protein product: MKSLLKRCAYFAIVICALPLVAQTFPSPDYFRQAFSYPHVMTQLPGPQSLDEYIVNGKLRLGLQDAIRLMLLNNTDVRVGQAQLDQTPFGIDRAYSPFDPLFTAGFTPQRSTQPTTSALQGARTLSQLQQQTVFAYNHLLQTGTSYAISFTTSRATSNSSFSLFNPSFTSGATFTVGQRLLRGRGYLVNHGPIMIAQRNVKQSRANFEAQLNDSIVTVINQYWALVQAQKNLAVVQDSLHLAEESYKHDKRALELGALSPLDIYRSESTVAQRRLQLIQAEYAIKPLEDQLRRTIGADLDTRAAALDFDLTQTAEVSGEMASQDIATAVEMAMSKRPELEAIKQQLANDDTGVYIAHNNMQPDLNLTGNYTSNGIGGNLIDTSGSTPVIVSRGGLLDALDQVGGFGFPTYSVGLNLRLPIKNHQAQADLGTALVAKRGDLYTLRSRQQAISQEVRNAVHQLEESKLSLTAAAQSLDLAKKTLAADQRKYELGAETIFFVLDAQNTVQQAQQSYLQAQIGYQLALAALDHATGDLLEHNRVLISDSIR